A genome region from Candidatus Saccharimonadia bacterium includes the following:
- the uvrA gene encoding excinuclease ABC subunit UvrA, translating into MTDKIVVRGAREHNLKNIDVEIPRDQLVVITGLSGSGKSSLAFDTIYAEGQRRYVESLSAYARQFLGLMEKPDVDQIDGLSPAISIDQKSSSRNPRSTVGTVTEVYDYLRLLYARVGIPHCPICGREVLRQTSGQIVDQILELPADTRIMLLAPVIDDKKGEHSRVAAELRKAGYTRLRVDGTIIDIDEFPALDKQKKHTVEAVVDRLAVGADIRQRLTESVEQGLALSDGTIKVLQAEAATENAYSEHYACPVHREVSLPDIAPRNFSFNSPHGACPHCTGLGTRLEVDPEAVIPNRRLTLAEGAIRPWAKTTSRMNWYTKLLEGVAAAFGFSLDTPVIEMKPGDLRVVLYGSGDTEISLRGPGGRSYRTTFEGVIPNMERRYHETDSEFVRKEIEKYMTERECPVCHGKRLKPEILAVTVGGKSIVDLTTLSIGDAATLFENLELGPREAQIATQILKEICARLSFLRDVGLNYLTLDRSANTLAGGEAQRIRLATQIGSSLMGVLYILDEPSIGLHQRDNDRLITTLIRLRDLGNTVIVVEHDEDTIRMADYVIDVGPLAGEHGGRIVAAGPPETLADNPESLTGQYLSGVREIKTPSKRRPGNRKWLSIKNAREHNLQGVDVDIPLGMLVSVTGVSGSGKSSLVNDILAKKLAQVYHRAGDLPGKHDEIVGLGNLDKVISVDQSPIGRTPRSNPATYTGVFGDIRELFAQTPEAKIRGYKAGRFSFNVKGGRCELCRGDGIIKIEMHFLPDVYVTCEECKGKRYNREALEIHYKGKNISDVLDMTVEEAVTFFENIPAIRRKFATLNEVGLGYIHLGQSATTFSGGEAQRIKLATELARRSTGKTLYILDEPTTGLHFEDVNRLLAVLNALVDTGNSVLVIEHNLDVIKSSDWLIDMGPEGGTGGGLVIATGTPEKVAGVETSHTGRYLKRIFDKRRATAQAAKSAAPASRT; encoded by the coding sequence ATGACTGATAAAATCGTCGTTCGCGGAGCACGTGAACACAATCTCAAAAACATCGATGTTGAGATACCGCGCGACCAATTAGTGGTCATTACCGGGCTATCTGGCTCGGGCAAGTCGTCGCTGGCTTTTGACACCATCTACGCCGAAGGCCAACGCCGCTACGTGGAGTCGCTTTCAGCTTACGCTCGCCAATTTCTCGGCCTCATGGAAAAGCCCGACGTCGACCAAATTGACGGCCTCAGCCCGGCCATTTCCATCGACCAAAAATCCTCTAGCCGCAACCCGCGCTCCACGGTAGGCACCGTCACCGAAGTGTACGACTACCTGCGGCTGCTCTATGCGCGCGTCGGCATTCCGCACTGCCCCATCTGCGGCCGCGAAGTGCTGCGCCAGACCTCGGGCCAGATCGTCGACCAAATTCTCGAACTCCCCGCAGACACCCGCATTATGCTGCTCGCGCCAGTGATCGACGACAAAAAAGGCGAGCACAGCCGCGTGGCCGCCGAGCTGCGCAAAGCCGGTTACACCCGCCTGCGCGTCGACGGCACCATTATCGACATCGACGAATTCCCGGCTCTGGATAAGCAAAAAAAGCACACGGTCGAGGCCGTGGTCGACCGCCTGGCCGTTGGCGCCGATATTCGCCAGCGCCTCACCGAGAGCGTGGAGCAGGGGTTGGCGCTCAGCGACGGCACCATCAAAGTCTTGCAGGCCGAGGCGGCCACCGAAAACGCCTACTCCGAGCACTACGCCTGCCCGGTTCACCGCGAGGTTAGCCTCCCAGATATCGCTCCGCGCAATTTTTCGTTCAACTCTCCCCACGGCGCCTGCCCGCACTGCACCGGCTTGGGCACGCGGCTCGAAGTTGACCCCGAAGCCGTCATTCCCAATCGCCGCCTCACGCTCGCCGAGGGCGCCATTCGCCCCTGGGCCAAAACCACCAGCCGCATGAACTGGTACACCAAGCTGCTCGAAGGCGTCGCTGCCGCCTTCGGCTTCTCGCTCGACACGCCGGTTATCGAAATGAAGCCCGGCGACCTGCGCGTGGTGCTCTATGGCTCTGGCGACACTGAGATCAGCCTGCGCGGACCCGGCGGCCGCTCGTACCGCACCACCTTCGAAGGCGTCATCCCCAACATGGAGCGCCGCTACCACGAGACCGACTCCGAGTTTGTGCGCAAAGAGATCGAAAAATACATGACCGAGCGCGAATGCCCAGTGTGCCATGGCAAGCGCCTCAAGCCCGAAATTCTAGCCGTCACCGTGGGCGGCAAAAGTATCGTCGATCTCACCACGCTCTCGATCGGCGACGCCGCCACCCTGTTTGAAAACCTCGAGCTGGGTCCGCGCGAGGCCCAAATCGCCACCCAGATCCTCAAAGAAATCTGCGCGCGGCTGAGCTTCCTGCGCGACGTCGGCCTCAACTACCTCACGCTCGACCGCAGCGCCAACACCCTAGCCGGCGGCGAGGCCCAGCGCATTCGGCTGGCCACCCAGATCGGCTCCAGCCTCATGGGCGTGCTCTACATCCTCGACGAGCCCTCGATCGGCCTCCATCAGCGCGACAACGATCGCCTCATCACCACGCTCATTCGTCTGCGCGATCTGGGCAACACCGTCATCGTGGTCGAGCACGATGAAGACACCATTCGTATGGCCGATTACGTCATCGACGTCGGGCCGCTCGCCGGCGAGCACGGCGGCCGCATCGTAGCGGCCGGGCCGCCCGAAACGCTGGCCGACAACCCCGAGAGCCTCACCGGCCAGTACCTCTCCGGCGTGCGCGAGATCAAAACCCCTAGCAAGCGCCGGCCCGGCAACCGCAAATGGCTCAGCATCAAAAACGCCCGCGAGCACAACCTCCAGGGAGTCGACGTCGACATTCCGCTCGGTATGCTCGTATCCGTCACCGGCGTCTCTGGCTCGGGCAAATCCAGTCTCGTCAACGACATCCTCGCCAAAAAATTGGCCCAAGTATATCACCGTGCCGGCGACCTACCCGGCAAGCATGACGAAATCGTCGGCCTCGGCAACCTCGACAAAGTCATCAGCGTCGATCAGTCGCCCATCGGCCGCACCCCGCGCTCCAACCCCGCCACCTACACTGGTGTGTTTGGCGACATCCGTGAGCTGTTCGCCCAAACCCCCGAAGCCAAAATCCGCGGCTACAAAGCCGGCCGCTTTAGCTTCAACGTCAAAGGCGGCCGCTGCGAGCTCTGCCGCGGCGACGGCATCATCAAGATCGAGATGCACTTTTTGCCCGACGTCTACGTGACGTGCGAAGAATGCAAAGGCAAACGCTACAACCGCGAGGCGCTTGAAATTCACTACAAGGGCAAGAACATCTCCGACGTGCTCGATATGACCGTCGAAGAGGCCGTCACATTTTTCGAAAACATCCCCGCCATCCGCCGCAAATTTGCCACGCTCAACGAAGTCGGCCTCGGCTACATCCACCTCGGCCAATCCGCCACCACATTTAGTGGGGGAGAGGCGCAGCGCATCAAGCTCGCCACCGAGCTCGCGCGCCGCTCCACGGGCAAAACCCTCTACATCCTCGACGAGCCCACCACCGGCTTGCACTTCGAGGACGTCAACCGTCTGCTCGCGGTGCTCAACGCCCTTGTCGATACCGGCAACTCGGTGCTTGTGATCGAGCACAACCTCGACGTCATCAAGAGCTCCGATTGGCTCATCGACATGGGCCCCGAAGGCGGCACCGGCGGCGGCCTGGTGATCGCCACCGGCACGCCTGAAAAAGTTGCCGGTGTCGAAACCAGCCACACCGGCCGTTACCTGAAGCGCATTTTCGACAAACGCCGAGCCACGGCGCAGGCTGCCAAGTCCGCCGCCCCCGCCAGCCGCACCTAG
- a CDS encoding ImmA/IrrE family metallo-endopeptidase, whose protein sequence is MNSFRSTDQSEAAATALLESVFGDIEHLKLPVDIDRIVRHCQLTVLQGQFGRKNVIGELDRQKRQIKLVKSNSFQDKNFIAAHELGHFKLHHESFEIMHAPLSDILDGSKDAREREADRFAASLTMPEARIRKWWNLTSNLTLLAQVFGVPKVAVFYRLKQLNLIK, encoded by the coding sequence ATGAATTCATTCCGTTCCACCGATCAAAGTGAGGCTGCAGCCACCGCTCTCCTAGAGAGTGTGTTTGGCGACATCGAGCATTTGAAGCTGCCGGTCGACATTGACCGCATCGTTCGCCACTGCCAGCTCACCGTTCTCCAGGGGCAGTTTGGCAGGAAAAACGTTATCGGGGAGCTCGACCGCCAAAAGCGACAAATCAAGCTCGTAAAAAGCAATTCATTTCAAGACAAAAACTTCATCGCTGCGCACGAATTGGGCCATTTCAAGCTCCACCACGAGTCATTCGAAATTATGCATGCCCCCCTTTCCGACATCCTCGACGGCTCCAAAGACGCTCGCGAGCGCGAAGCCGACCGTTTTGCCGCTAGTCTCACCATGCCCGAAGCCCGCATCCGAAAATGGTGGAACCTCACCAGCAATCTCACCTTGCTCGCCCAAGTCTTTGGCGTACCCAAAGTAGCCGTCTTTTATCGCCTAAAGCAGCTCAACCTCATCAAGTAA
- a CDS encoding excinuclease ABC subunit UvrC has product MIDALRDKLKTLPAEPGVYFHRDADKKIIYIGKAAVLKNRVMSYFQKGHKDPKTRLLVADIADTEWITVGSEVEALFLESEFIKRYKPKFNIDLKDDKNFIYVKISADEFPVFTYVRRPMDDKAHYYGPFTSSDALRRAMRMLRKVFPYVTHAIWPKRGCLQYHLGLCPGPEEGAITAVEYRKSVRRLELYLRGEQTKLMGTLETDMQRAAKRRDYEAAARLRDQLSDLRSFSKQMIFGDKEAFDLSRDQALVGLAERLELTSIPRRIEAFDISHLGGVDNVASMVVFTDGAANRDDYRRFKMNLTGNDDVAHMREVITRRFGPKHLAEWPKPDLLLIDGGQPQLAAALSVLDAMGLTIPAIGLAKREEEIIRRVNADRREPNALRQASAGSVADSKLAEGMRSLDQEGHSAVAGHPPGASSTSDHYESILLPHTSHILQLLQRIRDEAHRFAITYQTILRGKRQTASLLDDIPGVGPATRKHLIRRFGSVRGVRLATADELAAAIGPAKAQILREHLGEAPAPATPPTDDMPAPPAADEGAEPTHIWHSKP; this is encoded by the coding sequence ATGATCGACGCCCTCCGCGACAAACTCAAAACCCTGCCCGCCGAGCCCGGCGTGTACTTTCACCGCGACGCCGATAAGAAAATTATCTACATCGGCAAGGCCGCCGTGCTCAAAAACCGGGTCATGAGTTATTTCCAAAAGGGCCACAAAGATCCCAAAACGCGTCTCCTGGTAGCCGATATCGCCGACACCGAGTGGATCACCGTGGGCTCCGAGGTGGAAGCACTGTTTCTCGAATCCGAATTCATCAAACGCTACAAACCCAAATTCAACATCGATCTCAAAGACGACAAGAATTTCATCTACGTCAAAATTTCCGCCGACGAATTTCCCGTATTCACGTATGTGCGCCGCCCCATGGATGATAAGGCGCACTATTACGGCCCGTTCACTTCGAGCGACGCCCTCCGCCGCGCCATGCGCATGTTGCGGAAGGTCTTCCCGTACGTCACCCACGCCATCTGGCCCAAACGCGGCTGCCTGCAATATCACCTCGGGCTTTGCCCCGGACCAGAAGAGGGCGCCATCACAGCAGTCGAATACCGCAAAAGCGTGCGCCGGCTCGAGCTCTACCTGCGCGGGGAGCAAACCAAACTCATGGGCACGCTCGAAACCGACATGCAGCGCGCCGCCAAACGCCGCGACTACGAAGCCGCCGCCCGCCTGCGCGATCAGCTCAGCGACCTGCGCTCGTTTAGCAAACAAATGATTTTCGGCGACAAAGAGGCCTTTGACCTCTCGCGCGACCAAGCCCTCGTGGGTCTGGCCGAGCGGCTGGAGCTCACGAGCATCCCGCGCCGCATCGAGGCCTTCGACATCTCGCACCTCGGCGGCGTCGACAACGTCGCCAGCATGGTGGTGTTCACCGACGGCGCCGCCAACCGCGACGATTACCGCCGCTTCAAGATGAACCTCACCGGCAACGACGACGTCGCCCACATGCGCGAAGTCATCACCCGCCGTTTCGGCCCCAAGCACCTCGCCGAGTGGCCCAAACCGGATCTCCTGCTCATCGACGGTGGCCAGCCCCAGCTCGCAGCTGCCCTGAGCGTACTCGACGCCATGGGCCTCACCATCCCCGCCATCGGCCTGGCCAAGCGCGAAGAAGAGATTATCCGAAGGGTGAATGCGGACAGGCGAGAGCCAAATGCCCTTCGCCAGGCTAGCGCCGGTTCTGTCGCGGATTCGAAATTAGCCGAGGGGATGCGTTCGCTAGACCAAGAAGGGCATTCGGCGGTAGCCGGGCATCCCCCGGGAGCCAGCAGCACAAGCGACCACTACGAATCTATCCTTCTCCCCCACACCAGCCACATCCTCCAGCTCCTCCAGCGCATCCGCGACGAAGCCCACCGCTTTGCCATCACCTACCAAACCATCCTCCGCGGCAAGCGCCAAACCGCCAGCCTGCTCGACGACATCCCCGGCGTCGGTCCCGCCACCCGCAAGCACCTCATTCGCCGATTCGGCTCGGTGCGTGGCGTGCGTCTGGCTACCGCCGACGAACTCGCCGCCGCCATCGGCCCCGCCAAGGCCCAGATCCTCCGCGAGCACCTCGGCGAGGCTCCCGCCCCCGCCACACCTCCCACCGATGACATGCCGGCCCCACCCGCCGCCGATGAAGGGGCGGAGCCTACCCATATCTGGCACAGTAAACCTTGA